One genomic window of Coffea eugenioides isolate CCC68of chromosome 1, Ceug_1.0, whole genome shotgun sequence includes the following:
- the LOC113751251 gene encoding uncharacterized protein LOC113751251, with the protein MGKKAKAKAKPKDDVFANGTSNPPLESVEDEQTSPNRLPSKKKASTSSLPLKKNSSKKALSNMARTVRRSGRLRNLQSAKPNQEMIVEKIDLAGSESEEESLDQQSNLEPFLHQENSEPIVQQLNAERIVQEVNTEAVVQEANSEPLVQPFNSQPISNQHNLEEKIGFLVQSVEEFKSQVVQGKKRPFPSETQHMELNYRSLYIESQKKVEALTEENHQLSKKLEFACGKVEAYEKMKDVFGNLKDMVLVSQLEKATEAAINFSAQAAVSKLNLPETTINGAAVPADKRRTAFGATHKKYVRKKK; encoded by the exons aTGGGGAAAAAAGCCAAGGCCAAAGCCAAGCCCAAAGATGACGTCTTTGCG AATGGGACTTCTAATCCTCCTTTGGAGAGCGTGGAGGACGAGCAGACAAGTCCTAACAGGTTACCATCAAAGAAGAAGGCATCAACGAGCAGCTTACCTTTAAAGAAGAATTCATCTAAGAAGGCACTATCAAATATGGCTAGAACTGTTAGGAGGTCAGGCCGGCTTAGGAATTTACAATCAGCTAAGCCAAACCAAGAGATGATTGTGGAAAAGATTGATCTTGCTGGTAGTGAGAGTGAAGAGGAGTCACTTGATCAACAATCGAACTTAGAGCCTTTTCTTCATCAAGAAAACTCAGAGCCTATTGTTCAACAATTGAATGCAGAGCGTATTGTTCAAGAAGTGAACACAGAGGCTGTTGTTCAAGAAGCGAACTCAGAGCCACTTGTTCAACCTTTTAACTCACAACCAATCTCTAATCAACACAACTTGGAAGAAAAAATTGGCTTTCTTGTTCAGTCTGTTGAAGAATTCAAGTCGCAG GTTGTTCAGGGTAAAAAAAGGCCATTTCCAAGTGAAACTCAGCATATGGAACTTAATTATCGAAGTCTGTATATTGAGTCACAAAAAAAG GTTGAGGCCTTAACCGAGGAAAATCATCAACTCTCCAAAAAGTTGGAATTTGCCTGTGGAAAAGTTGAAGCG TATGAGAAAATGAAGGATGTTTTTGGGAATCTGAAGGATATGGTGTTAGTATCACAACTAGAGAAAGCTACTGAAGCAGCAATTAATTTTTCTGCTCAAGCAGCAGTAAGCAAGCTTAATTTGCCAGAAACCACCATTAATGGAGCTGCTGTTCCTGCAGATAAACGGAGGACTGCATTTGGGGCAACTCATAAGAAATATGTTAGGAAGAAGAAATAA
- the LOC113781709 gene encoding uncharacterized protein LOC113781709 has protein sequence MPTSLLHSSSPASLNKGSEAFMGSPPLFSPSSDKCFWSTLRSRIDVLLESRIPTDDSSSPPPTQTNAGAVEREKRMKEDSMLLLRGFDSVAYSLSQLSDNLENALQGARDLAKPPTLTEILNCTLERAKYEQQLPQRKEDEHGEETEGESNEEGKRGHKRKFDTQGYSDQDQEDVSLKGKMKSSKEMGNLNKAKNLAISMATKAGALARELKSIKSDLCFMQERCTLLEEENRRLRDGYSKGIRPEEDDLVRLQLEALLAEKSRLAYENANLARENRCLHQLVEYHQLTTQDLSASYENLIRGMSLEFSSPNSVREADEEEEEEEEEEEEEGRGVDGTPRPNILGFSKSLDAYYDEP, from the exons ATGCCTACTTCACTACTACATTCGTCCTCCCCCGCTTCCTTGAATAAG GGATCAGAAGCATTCATGGGTTCTCCGCCTCTCTTCAGTCCATCCTCTGATAAGTGTTTCTGGAGCACTCTCCGCAGCCGCATCGATGTGCTCCTCGAGAGCAGAATACCCACTGATGATTCATCCTCGCCTCCTCCTACCCAGACG AATGCTGGAGCTgtggaaagggaaaagaggatGAAGGAGGATTCCATGCTTCTGCTAAGAGGGTTCGACTCTGTTGCTTACTCACTGTCTCAGCTCTCCGACAATCTGGAGAATGCCCTTCAG GGAGCAAGAGATCTTGCCAAACCGCCCACATTGACTGAAATATTGAATTGTACCTTGGAGAGGGCAAAATATGAACAGCAATTGCCacagaggaaggaagatgaacaTGGAGAAGAAACTGAAGGAGAGAGCAATGAAGAAGGAAAGAGGGGACATAAGAGAAAGTTTGATACTCAAGGATATTCTGATCAAGATCAAGAGGATGTATCCCTGAAGGGAAAGATGAAGAGCTCAAAAGAAATGGGCAACCTCAACAAAGCCAAAAAT CTTGCAATTTCGATGGCAACAAAAGCTGGTGCCCTTGCAAGAGAACTGAAATCCATTAAATCAGACTTATGCTTCATGCAAGAGCGCTGCACTCTATTAGAGGAAGAAAACAGGAGGCTTCGTGATGGATATTCCAAAGGAATAAGACCAGAAGAAGATGATCTG GTAAGGCTTCAATTGGAAGCACTCCTTGCTGAAAAATCAAGACTGGCATATGAGAATGCAAACTTGGCCAGGGAAAACCGGTGCCTTCACCAGCTAGTAGAGTACCACCAGCTCACCACGCAGGATCTGTCCGCGTCTTATGAGAACTTGATAAGAGGAATGAGCTTAGAATTTTCATCACCAAATTCTGTACGAGAAgcagatgaagaagaagaagaagaagaagaagaagaagaggaagagggcAGAGGAGTTGATGGTACCCCGAGGCCAAATATTTTGGGATTCTCCAAGTCACTGGATGCATACTACGATGAACCGTGA
- the LOC113760443 gene encoding chloroplast stem-loop binding protein of 41 kDa a, chloroplastic, with the protein MAMATLASSSSIVFTANPSSSTSTSSSAARSLALPPRLTLSSLSSSTTLSSLFSNSPTSVAYSTSSRRVLTCIPAFSVVKASAAEKKKVLIVNTDSGGHAVIGFYFAKQLLGSGHEVTVLTVGEESSDKMKKPPFNRFSEIVSANGRTVWGDPADIGKVLEGATFDAVLDNNGKDLDAVRPVADWAKSSGVKQFLFISSAGIYKPTDEPPHVEGDVVKADAGHVGVEKYISEIFESWAVFRPQYMIGSGNNKDCEEWFFDRIVRGRPVPIPGSGMQLTNIAHVRDLSSMLTLAVENAAAANGNIFNCVSDRAVTLDGMARLCAQAAGLPVEIVHYDPKAVGIDAKKAFPFRNMHFYAEPRAAKEILGWKGTTNLPEDLKERFNEYVQLGRDKKEMKYEIDDKILASLKVPVAV; encoded by the exons A TGGCAATGGCAACTCTTGCTTCCTCTTCCTCTATCGTCTTCACCGCTAATCCATCATCATCTACTTCCACTTCTTCTTCTGCAGCTCGTTCCTTGGCCCTTCCGCCACGCCTCACCCTCTCCTCTTTATCTTCGTCAACCactctctcttcccttttttcaaattCTCCAACTTCGGTCGCTTATTCCACCAGTTCAAGGCGGGTTCTAACTTGTATCCCGGCCTTCAGTGTCGTCAAGGCCAGTGCTGCAGAGAAGAAAAAGGTGCTCATTGTCAACACCGACAGCGGCGGACATGCAGTCATTGGCTTCTACTTCGCCAAACAACTTCTGGGTTCCGGCCATGAGGTCACCGTTTTAACTGTGGGTGAAGAGAGCTCTGACAAGATGAAGAAGCCGCCTTTCAACCGATTCTCA GAAATTGTGAGTGCTAATGGGCGGACAGTTTGGGGTGACCCTGCTGATATTGGGAAGGTGTTAGAGGGAGCTACATTTGATGCAGTATTGGATAACAATGGCAAGGACTTGGATGCTGTGAG GCCTGTTGCAGATTGGGCCAAGAGTTCTGGTGTAAAACAGTTTCTGTTTATCAGCAGCGCAGGTATTTACAAGCCTACAGATGAGCCTCCTCATGTGGAAGGG GACGTTGTTAAAGCTGATGCCGGTCATGTTGGAGTGGAGAAATATATTTCAGAAATCTTTGAGAGTTGGGCAGTTTTCCGTCCACAGTACATGATCGGTTCTGGCAACAACAAAGATTGTGAAGAGTGGTTCTTCGACC GGATTGTTCGAGGAAGGCCGGTCCCGATTCCTGGTTCTGGAATGCAGCTGACCAATATTGCTCATGTTCGGGACTTGTCATCAATGCTTACTTTGGCGGTTGAAAATGCAGCTGCTGCGAACGGAAACATCTTCAACTGTGTCAGTGACCGTGCAGTGACACTGGATGGAATGGCGAGGCTATGTGCGCAAGCTGCGGGCCTGCCTGTGGAGATAGTGCATTATGATCCAAAAGCTGTTGGAATTGATGCCAAGAAAGCTTTTCCCTTCCGCAACATG CATTTCTATGCGGAGCCAAGGGCTGCTAAGGAGATTCTGGGGTGGAAGGGTACAACAAATCTCCCAGAAGACCTGAAGGAGCGGTTTAACGAGTACGTGCAGCTTGGCAGAGACAAGAAAGAGATGAAGTACGAGATAGATGACAAAATTCTAGCTTCACTGAAAGTACCAGTAGCCGTATAA
- the LOC113783483 gene encoding RAN GTPase-activating protein 1, with product MDSKTFSMKLWPPSQSTRLMLVERMTKNLSTPSVLSRKYGLLSKEEAEEDAKQIEVVAFASASQHFEKEPDGDGSSAVQLYAKESSKLMLDVIRRGPRTKEDGNFIESERVRVSHETVFDISGGRRAFIDAKEAEELLKPLRDLHNKFTKICFSNTSFGLDSAHVAEPILSSLRDQLTEIDLSDFIAGRPETEALEVMTIFSSALEGSNLRYLNLSNNALGEKGVRAFAGLLKLQHNLEELYLMNDGISEEAARAVCELIPSTDRLRVLHFHNNMTGDEGAVAISELVKHSPLLEDFRCSSARVGSEGGVALAEALGSCTSLKKLDLRDNMFGVESGIALSKVLPRFSDLTEIYLSYLNLEDEGSLALANALTESVPSLEVLEMAGNDITAEAAPALAACVAAKQFLTKLNLAENELKDEGAILIAKALEEGHGQLNEVDLSTNSIRRAGARCLAQAVVSKPGFKLLNINGNFISDEGVDEVKEVFENSSCVLGPLDDNDPEGEDYDEEAEEGDDDEGELESKLMGLEIKQEE from the coding sequence AGTAAAGAGGAAGCTGAGGAGGATGCTAAGCAAATTGAAGTCGTTGCATTTGCTTCTGCAAGCCAGCACTTTGAGAAGGAGCCAGATGGAGATGGAAGTTCTGCTGTGCAGCTCTATGCTAAAGAATCCAGCAAGCTTATGCTGGATGTTATCAGAAGAGGACCCAGAACAAAGGAAGATGGAAATTTTATTGAGTCTGAGAGAGTTAGAGTATCTCAtgaaacagtttttgacatatCTGGAGGTCGTCGGGCATTTATTGATGCGAAAGAGGCTGAGGAGTTGTTGAAACCACTTAGGGATCTCCACAACAAATTTACCAAGATCTGTTTCAGCAATACAAGTTTTGGCTTGGACTCAGCACATGTTGCTGAGCCTATATTGTCATCTCTCAGAGACCAACTGACAGAAATAGACCTGTCAGATTTCATTGCTGGAAGGCCGGAGACAGAAGCCCTCGAAGTCATGACCATCTTCTCGTCTGCTCTGGAAGGGAGTAATCTCAGGTACCTCAACCTTTCAAATAATGCTTTGGGCGAAAAAGGTGTTAGGGCATTTGCTGGACTGCTAAAATTGCAGCATAATTTGGAGGAGCTCTATCTGATGAATGATGGTATTTCAGAGGAGGCTGCACGTGCAGTCTGTGAGCTAATTCCTTCAACTGATAGGCTTAGGGTTCTCCATTTTCATAATAACATGACAGGAGATGAGGGTGCCGTTGCTATTTCTGAACTTGTGAAGCATTCGCCTCTGCTGGAGGACTTCCGATGTTCGTCTGCAAGGGTAGGATCTGAAGGAGGGGTTGCCCTTGCAGAGGCTCTTGGATCATGTACCAGTTTAAAGAAGCTTGATTTGCGTGACAATATGTTTGGCGTGGAATCTGGAATTGCTTTAAGCAAGGTTTTGCCAAGATTTTCTGATCTCACTGAAATCTACCTTAGCTACTTAAATTTGGAAGATGAGGGGTCTCTAGCTCTTGCTAATGCTCTAACGGAATCTGTTCCATCATTAGAGGTTCTGGAGATGGCTGGAAATGATATTACTGCCGAAGCTGCTCCTGCTTTGGCTGCCTGTGTTGCTGCAAAGCAGTTTCTTACAAAATTAAACTTGGCTGAGAACGAGTTGAAGGATGAGGGTGCCATCCTTATTGCCAAGGCTTTGGAAGAGGGTCATGGACAGTTAAATGAAGTAGATTTGAGTACAAACTCAATCAGAAGGGCTGGAGCCCGGTGCTTAGCTCAAGCTGTTGTAAGCAAACCTGGATTCAAGTTGCTGAACATTAACGGTAATTTCATATCCGACGAAGGGGTTGATGAGGTGAAGGAGGTATTTGAGAATTCTTCTTGTGTCCTGGGACCTTTGGATGATAACGATCCTGAAGGAGAAGACTATGATGAAGAGGCTGAAGAAGGTGATGATGATGAGGGTGAATTGGAATCTAAGCTCATGGGCCTCGAAATTAAGCAGGAGGAGTAA